A stretch of Denticeps clupeoides unplaced genomic scaffold, fDenClu1.1, whole genome shotgun sequence DNA encodes these proteins:
- the LOC114773156 gene encoding retinol dehydrogenase 13-like — translation MQVMEFVAAHPVGVTAAFVTGLSLFLFRRWMAGRVCKSGARLDGKTVLITGANTGIGKETAVDLARRGARVILACRDQRRASQAAEEIRQRSGNGNVVVKQLDLGSLRSVRTLAADVLASEERLDILINNAGVMACPKWKTEDGFEMQFGVNHLGHFLLTNLLLERLQKSAPCRIINVSSLAHETGRIHFDDINLDKDYNPWKSYKQSKLANVLFGRALAARLRGSGVTVYSLHPGAIRTELGRHLGLTMPLIQRLLIYPIMLLLKTPWEGAQTTIYCAVDEGEARNSGLYYSDCAPKQAAPQACDDEAAEKLWALSSSMVHLS, via the exons ATGCAGGTGATGGAGTTTGTCGCGGCGCATCCCGTCGGAGTGACCGCAGCCTTCGTAACGG GGCTCAGCCTGTTTCTATTCCGGAGGTGGATGGCTGGCAGGGTGTGTAAGAGCGGAGCGCGTCTGGACGGGAAAACTGTGCTGATTACGGGAGCCAACACCGGGATCGGGAAAGAGACAGCGGTGGACCTGGCAAGGAGAG GCGCCCGGGTGATCCTGGCCTGCAGAGACCAGCGTCGGGCCAGTCAGGCCGCAGAGGAAATTCGGCAGAGGAGCGGGAACGGGAACGTGGTGGTGAAGCAGCTGGACCTGGGCTCTCTGCGTTCGGTCCGGACGCTGGCGGCTGACGTCCTGGCCAGTGAGGAGAGGCTGGACATCCTCATCAACAACGCAG GTGTCATGGCGTGTCCCAAGTGGAAGACGGAGGATGGCTTTGAGATGCAGTTTGGTGTGAACCACCTTGGCCACTTTCTGCTGACCAACTTGTTGCTGGAACGTCTGCAGAAATCTGCCCCTTGCCGCATCATCAACGTGTCCAGTCTGGCCCATGAGACAG GTCGGATCCACTTCGATGATATAAACCTGGATAAAGATTACAACCCCTGGAAAAGCTACAAGCAAAGTAAACTGGCCAACGTCCTGTTCGGCCGTGCACTGGCAGCCCGACTGCGGg GTTCTGGGGTGACGGTGTACAGTCTGCACCCAGGTGCGATCCGTACTGAGCTGGGGCGTCATCTCGGCCTCACCATGCCGCTGATACAGCGGCTGCTCATCTATCccatcatgctgctgctgaagaCGCCGTGGGAGGGGGCGCAGACCACCATCTACTGCGCTGTGGACGAGGGCGAGGCCCGCAACAGCGGCCTGTACTACAG tgactGTGCCCCTAAACAAGCTGCTCCTCAAGCTTGTGATGATGAAGCAGCAGAGAAACTGTGGGCCCTCAGCAGCTCCATGGTCCACCTGTCTTAA
- the LOC114773161 gene encoding WD repeat-containing protein 76-like isoform X1 yields the protein METEPRQGLGSLLSLLSGLRARFRLLLTICAPTPFLQRWPLEEEDEEEEAGMKEDLDECAEWSPALSAYELERLENIRQNQAFLSSLNVPQVGAAVKPKHKAPQRGLKKQKVTTELLPQRKSLRLQKKEAEMTVMTSTKETEKDVVLSLEGPVPMNPVNMEESGQPLPAGLLSLLEENSVKRDEQKLDLKSYQLVLQMMVLDENRVTKVVKNRVYCGTFHPCTSSLLMAAGDTWGQIGLWTLGGGWGDDGVLLFEPHTRAVSCMAFSHSRPSTLISTSYDGVARGTDVERGVFQEVYRSDSLLKSFDFLSHDCATLLMGGGNGKVSIVDLRTPGTSHELLHTLNTRTLRSVHVHPVQKQYFITAESSAVHVYDVRKVKAGQPACALHGHTLSISSAYFSPNTGNRVLTTCMDNKLRVYDSTSLVTSAPLLSSVSQSMQTGRWLSKLRALWHPKQDDCFVVGSVERPRKVLVYHESGQLVHTFQDDHMTTVCSVTAFHPTRNALMGGNSTGKLHVFTDQQ from the exons ATGGAAACAGAACCGAGACAGGGGCTTGGTTCTCTGCTATCTCTGTTATCGGGTCTCCGGGCCAGGTTCCGGCTTCTTCTGACCATATGTGCACCAACACCTTTCCTCCAGAGATGGCCGctagaagaggaagatgaagaggaggaggctggAATGAAGGAAGACCTTGATGAATGTGCAGAATGGAGTCCT GCTCTATCAGCCTATGAGCTGGAACGACTGGAGAACATCAGGCAGAACCAGGCCTTCCTCTCTTCTCTGAACGTCCCTCAG gtgGGTGCTGCTGTGAAGCCGAAGCACAAGGCACCTCAGCGAGGACTGAAGAA ACAGAAGGTCACAACGGAGCTTCTTCCTCAACGCAAGTCACTGCGGTTACAGAAGAAGGAGGCGGAGATGACCGTTATGACCTCCACCAAGGAGACCGAGAAG GATGTGGTCCTGAGCCTGGAGGGACCTGTCCCCATGAATCCAGTCAACATGGAGGAAAGTGGTCAGCCGCTCCCTGCAGGGCTGCTCAGCCTGttggaggag AATTCAGTTAAACGTGACGAGCAGAAATTAGATCTGAAAAG CTACCAGTTGGTGCTTCAGATGATGGTTCTGGATGAGAACCGTGTGACAAAAGTGGTGAAGAACCGGGTCTACTGTGGAACCTTCCACCCATGTACCAGCAGCCTGCTGATGGCCGCCGGGGACACATGGGGCCAAATCGGACTCTGGACATTG GGTGGAGGATGGGGTGACGATGGGGTGCTGCTGTTTGAGCCTCACACTCGGGCAGTGTCCTGCATGGCCTTCTCCCATTCACGACCTTCGACCCTGATCTCCACCAGTTATGACGGTGTGGCCCGTGGAACGGACGTGGAGAGGGGCGTGTTCCAGGAG gtgTATCGCTCTGACTCCCTTCTGAAGAGTTTTGACTTCCTGTCACATGACTGCGCCACATTGCTCATGGGAGGGGGGAATGGGAAGGTATCCATCGTTGACCTTCGAACTCCAGG GACATCACATGAGCTCCTTCACACATTGAACACCAGGACTCTGCGCAGTGTCCACGTCCACCCTGTCCAGAAGCAGTACTTTATTACAGCAGAGAGCAG CGCAGTTCACGTTTATGATGTGAGGAAGGTTAAGGCCGGTCAGCCAGCCTGTGCCCTGCATGGACACACCCTCAGCATCTCCAGCGCCTACTTCTCCCCCAACACAGGAAATCGAGTCCTGACCACCTGCATGGACAACAAGCTGCG GGTTTATGATTCAACATCTCTGGTGACCTCTGCACCACTTCTGTCCAGCGTCAG CCAGTCAATGCAGACGGGACGCTGGCTGTCCAAACTCCGTGCGCTGTGGCACCCCAAGCAGGATGACTGCTTCGTGGTGGGCAGTGTGGAGCGTCCTCGCAAGGTCCTGGTTTATCACGAGAGCGGCCAGCTTGTCCACACCTTCCAGGACGATCACATGACCACCGTATGTTCCGTCACAGCGTTCCACCCGACCAGAAACGCCTTGATGGGGGGCAACAGCACCGGAAAACTCCACGTTTTTACCGACcagcaataa
- the LOC114773161 gene encoding WD repeat-containing protein 76-like isoform X3 translates to METEPRQGLGSLLSLLSGLRARFRLLLTICAPTPFLQRWPLEEEDEEEEAGMKEDLDECAEWSPALSAYELERLENIRQNQAFLSSLNVPQVGAAVKPKHKAPQRGLKKQKVTTELLPQRKSLRLQKKEAEMTVMTSTKETEKDVVLSLEGPVPMNPVNMEESGQPLPAGLLSLLEENSVKRDEQKLDLKSYQLVLQMMVLDENRVTKVVKNRVYCGTFHPCTSSLLMAAGDTWGQIGLWTLGGGWGDDGVLLFEPHTRAVSCMAFSHSRPSTLISTSYDGVARGTDVERGVFQEVYRSDSLLKSFDFLSHDCATLLMGGGNGKVSIVDLRTPGTSHELLHTLNTRTLRSVHVHPVQKQYFITAESSAVHVYDVRKVKAGQPACALHGHTLSISSAYFSPNTGNRVLTTCMDNKLRVSQSMQTGRWLSKLRALWHPKQDDCFVVGSVERPRKVLVYHESGQLVHTFQDDHMTTVCSVTAFHPTRNALMGGNSTGKLHVFTDQQ, encoded by the exons ATGGAAACAGAACCGAGACAGGGGCTTGGTTCTCTGCTATCTCTGTTATCGGGTCTCCGGGCCAGGTTCCGGCTTCTTCTGACCATATGTGCACCAACACCTTTCCTCCAGAGATGGCCGctagaagaggaagatgaagaggaggaggctggAATGAAGGAAGACCTTGATGAATGTGCAGAATGGAGTCCT GCTCTATCAGCCTATGAGCTGGAACGACTGGAGAACATCAGGCAGAACCAGGCCTTCCTCTCTTCTCTGAACGTCCCTCAG gtgGGTGCTGCTGTGAAGCCGAAGCACAAGGCACCTCAGCGAGGACTGAAGAA ACAGAAGGTCACAACGGAGCTTCTTCCTCAACGCAAGTCACTGCGGTTACAGAAGAAGGAGGCGGAGATGACCGTTATGACCTCCACCAAGGAGACCGAGAAG GATGTGGTCCTGAGCCTGGAGGGACCTGTCCCCATGAATCCAGTCAACATGGAGGAAAGTGGTCAGCCGCTCCCTGCAGGGCTGCTCAGCCTGttggaggag AATTCAGTTAAACGTGACGAGCAGAAATTAGATCTGAAAAG CTACCAGTTGGTGCTTCAGATGATGGTTCTGGATGAGAACCGTGTGACAAAAGTGGTGAAGAACCGGGTCTACTGTGGAACCTTCCACCCATGTACCAGCAGCCTGCTGATGGCCGCCGGGGACACATGGGGCCAAATCGGACTCTGGACATTG GGTGGAGGATGGGGTGACGATGGGGTGCTGCTGTTTGAGCCTCACACTCGGGCAGTGTCCTGCATGGCCTTCTCCCATTCACGACCTTCGACCCTGATCTCCACCAGTTATGACGGTGTGGCCCGTGGAACGGACGTGGAGAGGGGCGTGTTCCAGGAG gtgTATCGCTCTGACTCCCTTCTGAAGAGTTTTGACTTCCTGTCACATGACTGCGCCACATTGCTCATGGGAGGGGGGAATGGGAAGGTATCCATCGTTGACCTTCGAACTCCAGG GACATCACATGAGCTCCTTCACACATTGAACACCAGGACTCTGCGCAGTGTCCACGTCCACCCTGTCCAGAAGCAGTACTTTATTACAGCAGAGAGCAG CGCAGTTCACGTTTATGATGTGAGGAAGGTTAAGGCCGGTCAGCCAGCCTGTGCCCTGCATGGACACACCCTCAGCATCTCCAGCGCCTACTTCTCCCCCAACACAGGAAATCGAGTCCTGACCACCTGCATGGACAACAAGCTGCG CGTCAG CCAGTCAATGCAGACGGGACGCTGGCTGTCCAAACTCCGTGCGCTGTGGCACCCCAAGCAGGATGACTGCTTCGTGGTGGGCAGTGTGGAGCGTCCTCGCAAGGTCCTGGTTTATCACGAGAGCGGCCAGCTTGTCCACACCTTCCAGGACGATCACATGACCACCGTATGTTCCGTCACAGCGTTCCACCCGACCAGAAACGCCTTGATGGGGGGCAACAGCACCGGAAAACTCCACGTTTTTACCGACcagcaataa
- the LOC114773161 gene encoding WD repeat-containing protein 76-like isoform X2, which produces MSRPLRRNKKRPQSSQETPNLGPTRSKRSTKTTRWPLEEEDEEEEAGMKEDLDECAEWSPALSAYELERLENIRQNQAFLSSLNVPQVGAAVKPKHKAPQRGLKKQKVTTELLPQRKSLRLQKKEAEMTVMTSTKETEKDVVLSLEGPVPMNPVNMEESGQPLPAGLLSLLEENSVKRDEQKLDLKSYQLVLQMMVLDENRVTKVVKNRVYCGTFHPCTSSLLMAAGDTWGQIGLWTLGGGWGDDGVLLFEPHTRAVSCMAFSHSRPSTLISTSYDGVARGTDVERGVFQEVYRSDSLLKSFDFLSHDCATLLMGGGNGKVSIVDLRTPGTSHELLHTLNTRTLRSVHVHPVQKQYFITAESSAVHVYDVRKVKAGQPACALHGHTLSISSAYFSPNTGNRVLTTCMDNKLRVYDSTSLVTSAPLLSSVSQSMQTGRWLSKLRALWHPKQDDCFVVGSVERPRKVLVYHESGQLVHTFQDDHMTTVCSVTAFHPTRNALMGGNSTGKLHVFTDQQ; this is translated from the exons ATGAGCCGGCCGCTCCGCCGGAATAAAAAGCGACCCCAGAGTTCCCAAGAAACCCCAAACCTCGGCCCCACCAGGTCCAAACGAAGCACGAAGACAACA AGATGGCCGctagaagaggaagatgaagaggaggaggctggAATGAAGGAAGACCTTGATGAATGTGCAGAATGGAGTCCT GCTCTATCAGCCTATGAGCTGGAACGACTGGAGAACATCAGGCAGAACCAGGCCTTCCTCTCTTCTCTGAACGTCCCTCAG gtgGGTGCTGCTGTGAAGCCGAAGCACAAGGCACCTCAGCGAGGACTGAAGAA ACAGAAGGTCACAACGGAGCTTCTTCCTCAACGCAAGTCACTGCGGTTACAGAAGAAGGAGGCGGAGATGACCGTTATGACCTCCACCAAGGAGACCGAGAAG GATGTGGTCCTGAGCCTGGAGGGACCTGTCCCCATGAATCCAGTCAACATGGAGGAAAGTGGTCAGCCGCTCCCTGCAGGGCTGCTCAGCCTGttggaggag AATTCAGTTAAACGTGACGAGCAGAAATTAGATCTGAAAAG CTACCAGTTGGTGCTTCAGATGATGGTTCTGGATGAGAACCGTGTGACAAAAGTGGTGAAGAACCGGGTCTACTGTGGAACCTTCCACCCATGTACCAGCAGCCTGCTGATGGCCGCCGGGGACACATGGGGCCAAATCGGACTCTGGACATTG GGTGGAGGATGGGGTGACGATGGGGTGCTGCTGTTTGAGCCTCACACTCGGGCAGTGTCCTGCATGGCCTTCTCCCATTCACGACCTTCGACCCTGATCTCCACCAGTTATGACGGTGTGGCCCGTGGAACGGACGTGGAGAGGGGCGTGTTCCAGGAG gtgTATCGCTCTGACTCCCTTCTGAAGAGTTTTGACTTCCTGTCACATGACTGCGCCACATTGCTCATGGGAGGGGGGAATGGGAAGGTATCCATCGTTGACCTTCGAACTCCAGG GACATCACATGAGCTCCTTCACACATTGAACACCAGGACTCTGCGCAGTGTCCACGTCCACCCTGTCCAGAAGCAGTACTTTATTACAGCAGAGAGCAG CGCAGTTCACGTTTATGATGTGAGGAAGGTTAAGGCCGGTCAGCCAGCCTGTGCCCTGCATGGACACACCCTCAGCATCTCCAGCGCCTACTTCTCCCCCAACACAGGAAATCGAGTCCTGACCACCTGCATGGACAACAAGCTGCG GGTTTATGATTCAACATCTCTGGTGACCTCTGCACCACTTCTGTCCAGCGTCAG CCAGTCAATGCAGACGGGACGCTGGCTGTCCAAACTCCGTGCGCTGTGGCACCCCAAGCAGGATGACTGCTTCGTGGTGGGCAGTGTGGAGCGTCCTCGCAAGGTCCTGGTTTATCACGAGAGCGGCCAGCTTGTCCACACCTTCCAGGACGATCACATGACCACCGTATGTTCCGTCACAGCGTTCCACCCGACCAGAAACGCCTTGATGGGGGGCAACAGCACCGGAAAACTCCACGTTTTTACCGACcagcaataa